The DNA window TCCTCCAGCCACAATTGtgtttgtattaaaaaaatgagccACATTTGTGTCATCGATGCAAACTTCTCTGATGAAGCATGAACGAATTGCTGATCATGTTACTCTTTAGGGTTTATAGAATGAAgggtttgtttcttttttcttctatgaATGATTTAGACTTTAGTTGTCCATCTTACGCCTATACCTATCATATTGAAGATGCTATCAACGTTCCACTGGACTTATCAGTACCTTTTCCTCTCCTATATTGCTTAAGCCATTTTAATCCTGATATCTTTTTGCTCAATGTTTTCAGAACcacttcatttcttcaatctaTCTAAGATTCTGGACTAAATGGCATAAGAAACTATCAATATTCATCATGATTAATGTATGTTATAATCTTCTAATGCTGAAATCATTTTAAACATATCAATATTCATCAAGAGGCCAAATCCTTTTTTATAGATGATCCTAATCTGAATGAATAATTGCATGCTAATCTGACTAAACTGAGATGAATTAATACAATCCTGATTATATATAACCATTTCTACTATTATTTGCAACTTTATCTGTAACATATTCCCACCTTTTCtctcctgaaaaaaaaaaataatataacagGTACAATATGGGCGTGATACCAACCCGACAGAGCTTGAATTTATGCGATCGCCTGTCAGTGTCATCCTTTTGCAGGTAAAACGAACATCCTGCAGAAAAcaattcatttcttctttggagtttttcatgttttctaCTGCTAATAGCCCAATATTACCAATACATGAACCCTCATCCTTTTGCTGCATATTATTTTGACCTCAACCCTGTTTTCCCCTTTCTCGTTGCAGACGGAGGCTGTCGACAGTACTGGTACGTTTGAAATTCGCCGAGCACTTGAGGGAAGCTGTTACATACATTGAGCAAGGGCATATTAGAGTTGGTCCAGAGACAGTTAATGACCCAGCATTTCTAGTTACAAGGAACATGGAGGACTTCATAACATGGGTTGATTCATCGAAGATAAAGAGAAAGGTTCTACAATACAACGATAAGTTGGATGATTTCGATGCAATGAACTGTTGAGAGATGAGTAGTTCTATCCAAGTTTTGGTTCCTTTTTTTGAGCACCTCATCTTGTATGAATCCTTTTCTCCCCCACCCTTTTAAGACCTAATTTTGTGTTATATAAGGCCAACGAATTTGGATAAATTTAGGTCGTATTGATATATTTGATATCTATTTCTATTTGTTATAGACTTCATTAATTAGAACAATAGTAATGATGTATTTATTAGGAAATTTCTATGTATTTTGTTCACTCCATGAtgactatatatattttaaaaaatataaccaACCTTATTTActaatatattagaaaaatattatcatattttaaaaaattgaatggtacatttaatttttttttaattaacaacgaaaagaaaatattacaaatgCCAAACCATGCCAAATATATAAAGTCAAGATTTAAGACATTACTATAGGCATGATGTGACCTTTTTAGTTAGAACATTCATAAAATGATGTCATGAACTTAAACCGATATCCTAAACTTGTAAATAAAACTACAACTACCTTAAGATAGGTTCTAAAACTACAACTACCTTAAGATAGGTTCCATGGTCTAAACTACAACTACCTTAAGATAGGTTCTAAAACTACAACTACCTTAAGATAGGTTCCATGGTCTTCAACGTAATGGGTGGAACATgagtgtcttgcctttacctgaaatagaatAATAACAAAGGTTATGACCACATGCAGAATGAGGAAGGTTGGGTGGAACATGAGTGTCTTGCCTATAACAAAGGTTATGACCACATGCAGAATGAGGAAGGTTGGGTGGAACATgagtgtcttgcctttacctgaaatagaatAATAACAAAGGTTATGACCACATGCAGAATGAGGAAGGTTATGACCACATGCAGAATGAGGTCGAGATTATGACCACATGCAGAATGAGGTCGAGAAATACCCATTTTTGGGTcgagaaatgcaaacacatgtaGAATGATGAGACCATCATCTAAAATTGTCTTCTATTAGGTGGCTTTTCTACAAATTAGATATGAAGTATTTCTCTACACATGACCTACATGTGCGAGCATGGGTTCCCCAGGCGAGCTCGCATACTCTTTGGGCTAGCTCTTCTGGATTGTTGCTAGACACCCAAAGGGAATAACGACCATTGTAGCATTATAATAAACATGATNGGATAAATTTAGGTCGTATTGATATATTTGATATCGATTTCTATTTGTTATAAACTTCATTAATTAGAACAATAGTAATGATGTATTTATTAGGAAATTTCTATGTATTTTGTCCACTCCATGAtgactatatattttttaaaaaatataaccaACCTTATTTactaatatataaaaaaaatattatcatattttaaaaaattgaatggtacatttaatttttttttaattaacaacgaaaagaaaatattacaaatgCCAAACCATGCCAAATATATAAAGTCAAGATTTAAGACATTACTATAGGCATGATGTGACCTTTTTAGTTAGAACATTCATAAAATGATGTCATGAACTTAAACCGATATCCTAAACTTGTAAATAAAACTACAACTACCTTAAGATAGGTTCTAAAACTACAACTACCTTAAGATAGGTTCCATGGTCTAAACTACAACTACCTTAAGATAGGTTCTAAAACTACAACTACCTTAAGATAGGTTCCATGGTCTTCAACGTAATGGGTGGAACATgagtgtcttgcctttacctgaaatagaatAATAACAAAGGTTATGACCACATGCAGAATGAGGAAGGTTGGGTGGAACATGAGTGTCTTGCCTATAACAAAGGTTATGACCACATGCAGAATGAGGAAGGTTGGGTGGAACATgagtgtcttgcctttacctgaaatagaatAATAACAAAGGTTATGACCACATGCAGAATGAGGAAGGTTATGACCACATGCAGAATGAGGTCGAGATTATGACCACATGCAGAATGAGGTCGAGAAATACCCATTTTTGGGTcgagaaatgcaaacacatgtaGAATGATGAGACCATCATCTAAAATTGTCTTCTATTAGGTGGCTTTTCTACAAATTAGATATGAAGTATTTCTCTACACATGACCTACATGTGCGAGCATGGGTTCCCCAGGCGAGCTCGCATACTCTTTGGGCTAGCTCTTCTGGATTGTTGCTAGACACCCAAAGGGAATAACGACCATTGTAGCATTATAATAAACATGATGATCATTTTAGCCTCATAGTGTTCGCGTCCATACTTATTAAAAAAGGAATATCCTGACGCACGTAAGATACAATTATGCATGAAGTCCCCATATTTTACATGGTAATAAATCATGCAAGATAACCCCATTTTGTCCTTACATATTACACTTAGTAATATGCGTACATAAATtcttataaaatcattttattcctAACATAACTTTCAAATCAAGACAAAAGGTTTCAAATCAAGATAAAAGGGCTGTGTATCGAAAATTTCcttatttcaaaacatatcataacatgtcAAAACATACCATGACCtaatataacatatcatagtacATCATGACATCTCATCATGtcaaaacataacatttcatttatttcataatgTTATTTGGCAAATCATATAGCgacacatatcataacatcacatatcaagcatatcacacatatgacacgtgtagGACCACTAAGCATGTGTCATTATACGTAAAGCAATTCTTCCAACCAAATCGACAATAGaatcacttacttggttgacctaGACCAAAGCTGCTACAACTCTTTAATGCTAACTTAACGCTGCTATCTGATATTTAATAGTACCAAAGAATTCTCAccaatcataaattagaattctacTATAAAATTTGACTTacctaattttgcataaaataattttaacttgcTAAAAGTAATCATACTGAAACTAGTAAAAATTGGTCCGAACGTATCAGACCCAAGTCGCCAGTCTGGAGTCgttaaaaaatgtattctcCGACTAGCTTTGAACCGCtcaagtgaaagaaaaaccaagGACCATTTGTTTTATTGTAAGGATAATATTGCAATATACTTACCTGAATTCGAGGAAGAATATAAAATGTATGAGGTGCAATAtaataagatatatatttatatttatatttccaatacatatttttaaaaattaaaataagatggGATAAGTAAGAATCTATCCCCACCACCCGCCGCACCGCCTCTTGGATGCAAAAACTACAAACatgttataaaaatatatgttaaaaaatcTATGACCACTANACAACCCCATTTTGTCCTTACATATTACACTTAGTAATATGCGTACATAAATtcttataaaatcattttattcataacataactttCAAATCAAGATAAAAGGGTTGTGTATCGAAaatttccttattttaaaacatatcataacatgtcAAAACATACCATGGCCtaatataacatatcatagtacATCATGACATCTCATCATGtcaaaacataacatttcatttatttcataatgTTATTTGGCAAATCATATAGCgacacatatcataacatcacatatcaagcatatcacacatatgacacgtgtagGACCACTAAGCATGTGTCATTATACGTAAAGCAATTCTTCCAACCAAATCGACAATAGaatcacttacttggttgacctaGACCAAAGCTGCTACAACTCTTTAATGCTAACTTAACGCTGCTATCTGATATTTAATAGTACCAAAGAATTCTCAccaatcataaattagaattctacTATAAAATTTGACTTacctaattttgcataaaataattttaacttgcTAAAAGTAATCATACTGAAACTAGTAAAAATTGGTCCGAACGTATCAGACCCAAGTCGCCAGTCTGGAGTCgttaaaaaatgtattctcCGACTAGCTTTGAACCGCtcaagtgaaagaaaaaccaagGACCATTTGTTTTATTGTAAGGATAATATTGCAATATACTTACCTGAATTCGAGGAAGAATATAAAATGTATGAGGTGCAATAtaataagatatatatttatatttatatttccaatacatatttttaaaaattaaaataagatggGATAAGTAAGAATCTATCCCCACCACCCGCCGCACCGCCTCTTGGATGCAAAAACTACAAACatgttataaaaatatatgttaaaaaatcTATGACCACTAAAGTCAACCCTACAATTCAGGATTTAACTAAATCCAAGTTTTAGTGgctaataaatcaataaatgtatattttaattcttattatttatttatttaaatgttatattgatggaatttcttttaaattatcgtgttctttttaaccttttaGGTAGAATCCAAAAACGTATTGTACTAGTAACTTAAATCGTTACGAGTTTACTCGTTCGTTAACTAAGCAAGGTGAGGCCGGAAAAGTGAATATTTTGTGTTGGGTTGGAAGAATATGAGAATGGATATACTTCATATTCtaattcaaagtttaaataatattagaaaaaaccCAATATTGTGTTCTTCCACTTATTTCAGATATTCTACTTACTTACTCCACGATCACACCTCCTCACATCACTACAAATTGTACCCATTAACCAtaattcaaatcataaatcaTCCTTCATGGAATCTTTTTCACTTTTGGTGGACCAGACGGAATACCAGGGATCGGCGGCAGAAACGGCGGTATAAACGGCGGCAACACCGTCGGCGGAGGTGACGGCGGTGTTAAAATTGGCAACGGCGGCATAGGAATGACCGGAATCAACGGAGCTGGCGGCTGGAATGGGTTCGGAATCACCGGAGTCGGCGGTTCTAACGGGTTCGGGATCAGCGGCGCCGGCTGCAGGGGGTTGGGCGGCAAAAGCGATGGCGGCTGAATAACCGGCGGAACAATCGGCGGAATAATCGGCGGAAAAGGAAGCTGAGGGTTAACTTGTTTGGCTTTCAAAATGTCGGTGTTCTTCCGATTGCACGAAGTGGGCTGTTTCAATGGCTTGAAAGCGAAATACCCAGCTGAGAAAACCCTGGTGCCATCTCTGATCTTAGAGTTCTTCAGTTTTAGAGAAGAGGAAGTAGCAGAGGAGGGTACAGAGCAGAAGGGGTCACTGCTTTTGATCATTTTTACAGAACAAGTTTCCATTTTGTTGGTGTGTTCTTGCTCAGAGAATGGCAACACTACTttgaaatttccatttttgttggTCTTCACTTGCTCTTTGAAATTGGTTTCAGAGGTTTTATGGTCTCTGCATTCAACTGCAACAATGGCTCCTGCAATCAAAGAACATAACCTCAAATTAGATGCGTCTTTAAGTGGTAAGTAAAGACTGTAAAAGAGAAATAAGAAGGACCTGAGATGAAATAGGTAGACTTGGAGAGGCGTTGTTGGGAACAAGTGTCGCAGAACACAGTGCCGACAACAACAGCAGGCTTGTTGCTATGAAGAGAGTGAGAGAAGGCATTATGGGAAGTGAGGCTCAGAAACAGAGCAAAGAGAAGCAGAGTCCAACCCATCTTCATATTGCACACAATTCTTAGAGGAACTGTGAATACAAAGCTTAACCCTCCTCTCCTTTTTATACCAATCTTTCAAAAACCAAGGCCCCTCTCTATCCCTATCTAAATTCCCATATGGGAGTGTTCTGGAAACTCTGACAAatgaataagaagaagaagaagaattgtGAATGATTCACATAATTGGGAATGGGACCATGTTGGTTCACGAGACAATTAGAGTCACCACACATACCAATTTTAACTCTTTTCATCTAATTGTCTTCTATGTCATTTAACAGAAATTGGGCCCATAGATGAATGTTCTTTCCACTTTTACAACCTTTCACTTCACTTCTTGTATTGTAGAGGAAGTAGGCAAAAAAGAATGACTGCACAAACACTTTGTTCAGAGTTTGAATCTCATTTAGAACGTTCGTGTTGGCGATGAATCAGCAATCGTAACGGGTCATatgcatgcatgaacatgAGTCATGTGTATGAAAGTAATAGAATTGAGTCCAAAGCTAATCAGGTTTCACTTTCCACcctcaaaattgaaattttttattttaatcctttaagtttgaagtttatttGCTTTTGCGTCAAATCAAGGCGGttcgtgagcgtgtcaagatcgaGACTCCATATAGTTGAAAAAGTATACAACAAGCTTGGAGCTGCCACAAAAGGCAAGACAaatgtaaaagaaagaaaaagcaaaatgGTAGAAAAGTGGAGAATGGGGGAATATTTGTAGGCAGAcataagaagaaaagaggtAAAGTATGAAAACATGagtgaagatgatgatgttcTTGGGTGTTCACGGGTACCAATACGAAGAGCAGAGACAATGGGCAGTGTCTTCATCATCACGGGCTGTTCATATCTATaaagatttgatttttgtgtGTCTTTTTGTTGAATTCCATTTGGTTTCATTTAATGTCTACCTTGTCCAATTCTGTGTTGTTGTCTTCATTGCAAATTAGAGCGACAGATGGCTACTCCTACCTAACGCCCGACTCACATTTTATCTCTTATGTCTCATTATGATATTGCTGAGGCAGATTCACACATTGCATTCCCATTTCGAACAGTTTACTATTACGTAAACCAATTTCCAATTTGACATACACAAAATTTGAGGAATAATAAACATATTGAATTTCAAGTTCCAATTTGACAATGAACTTATTTATAGAGTGCAGCTATTCTAATTTCATGCCACGCACTTACCAATTCTCTCACTTATTTGCAATCTTCCAAGCTCTTCTAGGCGTTCAAGACAACCACTTTTGTGCCGCACATTTCTCTCTATGCCTAAACTTGGGCAATATTGgaaatgaaagacaaaaaaaggTTAACTACTAAATGAAGTAACAACCTTTAATGAAGAAcatttaaatgataaaatcttACTTATAGCAAGGGTTCCAAGTGTAGAGACAATTTTGGTAGTGTGAGTGTTCATGGTGTAGGAGGAAGTGCTCGGGCAAGATGTTTAATTACTCGATTGATAAATTTGGGTCCCCACAAAATTCCATGTATGGACTCTAACATGCGTGTGTTAGGGTCGCACAATATTAGCTAAAGATTTATATCGATGAGTCAATctcaattttccaacatcaacgtatgttaatatgttttcTGGAATCTTTGAACcttctatcttctccaaacacattaCTACTTTCCACTAACCTAAGAGTGAAATGATATCATCTTCTAGTGTGATTTGTCTTTGATAGACCATGTTCTTCACGAACTGTATGACACTCTAACTATCTACATGAAGAAACTTCTCGCActtgcctaattcttctagatagtctttcatccatatcatctcttTTTCAGTATtagctattgccacgtactcaatCTTAGTAGATGAAGGAGCAATACAATTTTGAagcttagacatccaactcatctcatcatccatgaaaatgtttgctgaaaccaccacacctaaatggtggtgaaagttctctatttataatcattaacTGTACTAAGaattatggtaaattacaaataatatgaaaagaacaataaaaggaaagaataataaatgaatacaatatatttgcctttaataaaagggcaaatatggtaagccGTAATgtaagatatttgccttataataaacgatcaactatccttaacaccccccgCAAGTTGAGcatcggatttgaacgaacgtgaaacttggatctgaaaaactCGAAGAGAGATCGAGAAatacttttcgtgaagatgttagcaacttggagatgggaaggtacatattgtgtgcgaagtttgccagcgataacaagtcctcgaaggaaatgataatctagttcaacatgtttggctcgcttgtgagaaacgggattagagctcaaaaaaatagcacttttgttgtcacataagagtaagagttgctgtgaaatagggatcttgaggtcatgcaaaagatgcgtaacccaaagaagttcaGCAGCACTCGTGGCAAGAGCACGATACTCAGATTCACAGTTGAAGAGCGAGACAAtaggttgctttttggcactccaagaaacgagattgttaccaagataaatagaatagtcGGATGTAGAACGACGAGAATCGAGACAACCAGCCCAGTCAGCATCTGAATAAGCAATTACCGTACTAGGAACAGTGGATGGATgaaaggtaagaccaaagtgNcatcggatttgaacgaacgtgaaacttggatctgaaaaactCGAAGAGAGATCGAGAAatacttttcgtgaagatgttagcaacttggagatgggaaggtacatattgtgtgcgaagtttgccagcgataacaagtcctcgaaggaaatgataatctagttcaacatgtttggctcgcttgtgagaaacgggattagagctcaaaaaaatagcacttttgttgtcacataagagta is part of the Cucurbita pepo subsp. pepo cultivar mu-cu-16 chromosome LG03, ASM280686v2, whole genome shotgun sequence genome and encodes:
- the LOC111789810 gene encoding U3 small nucleolar ribonucleoprotein protein IMP3, with the translated sequence MRKLKFHEQKLLKKVNFLEWKREGGHRETQVMHRYHITGRDDYKKYSSICRGVQKLVSMLKKMNEKDPFRLELTEKLLEKLYNMGVIPTRQSLNLCDRLSVSSFCRRRLSTVLVRLKFAEHLREAVTYIEQGHIRVGPETVNDPAFLVTRNMEDFITWVDSSKIKRKVLQYNDKLDDFDAMNC
- the LOC111791327 gene encoding gibberellin-regulated protein 14 is translated as MKMGWTLLLFALFLSLTSHNAFSHSLHSNKPAVVVGTVFCDTCSQQRLSKSTYFISGAIVAVECRDHKTSETNFKEQVKTNKNGNFKVVLPFSEQEHTNKMETCSVKMIKSSDPFCSVPSSATSSSLKLKNSKIRDGTRVFSAGYFAFKPLKQPTSCNRKNTDILKAKQVNPQLPFPPIIPPIVPPVIQPPSLLPPNPLQPAPLIPNPLEPPTPVIPNPFQPPAPLIPVIPMPPLPILTPPSPPPTVLPPFIPPFLPPIPGIPSGPPKVKKIP